A genomic segment from Lignipirellula cremea encodes:
- the mutY gene encoding A/G-specific adenine glycosylase produces MGKTNRGTPLPPDWGDASRKQQLRRRLLVWFADNARDLPWRKSRDPYSIWISEIMLQQTQVVSVCDYFTRFLERFPTALELAAAPESEVLRYWEGLGYYRRARQLHAAAQQIVAVHGGEFPRDFDQILALPGIGRYTAGAISSIAFDERAPILEANTVRLFSRLMLLRETPSTSAAQKQLWAFAAEILPRKNTGAFNQALMELGAEVCRPRGPDCEACPVATLCPTFAARLQDQIPAPKKKVQYEDVTEAAIVVTHGQRVLLRRRSAGERWAGLWDFPRTPVSNDAANWPGEILSAVAQQTGARIHLGNLFTTIKHAVTRFRITLHCYHADCVSPPPAGPDLEWIRPGRLTEYPLSVTGRRISLLLEESSGPHE; encoded by the coding sequence ATGGGGAAAACCAACCGCGGCACTCCTTTGCCGCCCGACTGGGGTGATGCTTCCCGCAAGCAGCAGCTACGGCGCCGGCTGCTCGTCTGGTTCGCCGACAACGCGCGGGATCTGCCCTGGCGCAAGTCGCGTGATCCGTACAGCATCTGGATCAGCGAGATCATGCTGCAGCAAACGCAGGTGGTATCCGTTTGCGACTATTTCACCCGTTTCCTGGAACGGTTTCCCACCGCCCTAGAGCTGGCGGCGGCCCCAGAGAGCGAAGTGCTGCGGTACTGGGAAGGGCTTGGTTATTATCGGAGGGCCCGGCAGCTGCACGCAGCGGCCCAGCAGATTGTCGCCGTACACGGGGGGGAGTTTCCCCGCGATTTCGATCAGATTCTGGCGCTGCCCGGGATTGGGCGTTACACGGCCGGGGCGATCAGCTCCATCGCTTTCGACGAAAGGGCGCCGATTCTCGAAGCGAACACGGTGCGGCTGTTCAGTCGCCTGATGCTGCTCCGCGAAACGCCGTCGACTTCGGCCGCACAGAAGCAGCTCTGGGCTTTCGCCGCCGAGATCCTGCCGCGGAAGAACACGGGCGCCTTTAACCAGGCGTTGATGGAACTGGGGGCCGAAGTCTGCCGGCCCCGCGGCCCTGACTGCGAGGCCTGTCCCGTCGCCACGCTCTGCCCCACCTTTGCCGCCCGGCTGCAGGACCAGATTCCGGCGCCGAAGAAAAAGGTGCAATATGAAGATGTCACGGAAGCCGCGATCGTCGTCACCCATGGGCAGCGGGTGCTGTTGCGTCGTCGGTCGGCCGGGGAGCGCTGGGCCGGGTTGTGGGACTTTCCGCGCACGCCCGTTTCGAACGATGCGGCCAACTGGCCTGGCGAGATTCTCTCGGCCGTGGCCCAACAGACGGGCGCACGGATACATCTGGGAAATCTGTTTACGACCATCAAACACGCCGTCACTCGGTTCCGAATCACCTTGCACTGCTATCATGCAGACTGCGTGTCGCCGCCGCCGGCCGGACCCGATCTGGAATGGATTCGTCCAGGCAGGCTGACGGAATATCCGCTGAGCGTTACGGGGCGACGCATCAGTCTCCTGCTCGAAGAGAGCAGCGGGCCGCACGAATAG
- a CDS encoding beta-ketoacyl-[acyl-carrier-protein] synthase family protein has translation MSILTFYDPVVISGVGLITSVGDNRESVWQAIQAGVSGVRRIRGLADMPDDLLIGAEVDLPDDGSGKLKAVRMMERAADEALRDAQVFPSALDGDRVGCAVAGILGDTSWFNEQHQPGFQTPYADPWHEQFMPNVGCSLIAQRYNFRGPRICHSTACASSLISILSAARSIRGGQCDAALVGGGEAISAIMASGFRKMRALAEDDEPERACRPFDASRKGFVMGEGAGMLFLERASMARARGARIYAEVLGGSVLCEAHHVTGLDLDSAALTRLIGDTLEKSELDPSELGYINAHGTGTEQNDRTEIRGIRRALGSAADDVLVSSTKSMIGHLVTAAGVVELGVTLMAMRDGFAPPTINLHNPDPECDMDCLPLAGRTDRFQTALKLSVAFGGHLAAVALRRWNHPETGFAYPEIRRAA, from the coding sequence GTGTCGATACTTACCTTCTATGATCCCGTGGTGATTTCAGGCGTCGGCCTGATCACTTCGGTCGGGGACAATCGGGAGAGTGTCTGGCAGGCCATTCAAGCGGGCGTTTCGGGCGTTCGAAGGATTCGTGGACTGGCCGACATGCCCGACGACCTGTTGATTGGGGCCGAAGTCGACTTGCCCGACGACGGGTCGGGCAAGCTTAAAGCAGTCCGTATGATGGAGCGGGCCGCCGATGAGGCCCTGCGCGATGCGCAGGTTTTCCCCTCCGCTCTCGACGGCGATCGTGTCGGTTGTGCCGTGGCCGGCATCCTGGGCGATACCAGCTGGTTCAATGAGCAGCACCAGCCCGGTTTCCAGACGCCGTATGCGGATCCCTGGCACGAGCAGTTCATGCCCAATGTTGGCTGTTCCCTGATTGCCCAGCGATATAACTTTCGGGGTCCGCGGATCTGTCATTCGACGGCCTGCGCCAGCAGTTTAATCTCGATCTTGTCGGCCGCCCGATCGATCCGCGGCGGCCAGTGCGACGCGGCCCTGGTCGGCGGCGGCGAAGCGATCAGTGCGATCATGGCCTCGGGCTTCCGCAAAATGCGGGCCCTGGCCGAAGACGACGAACCGGAACGGGCCTGCCGCCCGTTTGACGCCTCGCGTAAAGGTTTCGTCATGGGCGAAGGCGCCGGCATGCTTTTCCTGGAACGCGCCAGCATGGCTCGGGCTCGGGGCGCCCGGATCTATGCGGAAGTGCTGGGGGGCAGCGTGCTCTGCGAAGCCCACCATGTGACAGGCCTGGATCTGGACAGCGCGGCCTTGACCCGTCTGATTGGCGATACGCTGGAGAAATCGGAGTTGGACCCGAGCGAACTGGGCTACATCAACGCCCACGGCACGGGCACGGAACAAAACGACCGCACCGAGATTCGCGGCATCAGGCGAGCCCTGGGCTCGGCCGCCGACGACGTGCTGGTGAGCTCGACCAAGTCGATGATCGGGCATCTGGTTACCGCGGCTGGCGTGGTGGAACTGGGCGTCACGCTGATGGCGATGCGTGATGGTTTCGCCCCGCCGACGATCAACTTGCACAATCCCGACCCGGAATGCGATATGGACTGCCTGCCGCTGGCGGGTCGCACCGATCGTTTCCAGACCGCCCTGAAGCTGTCAGTCGCTTTCGGAGGCCATCTGGCCGCCGTCGCCCTGCGTCGCTGGAACCACCCGGAAACGGGCTTCGCCTATCCCGAAATTCGCCGCGCGGCTTAG
- a CDS encoding DUF7133 domain-containing protein — MMRTAILFLGLMLSLGSATLAAESQPPHWIWSDVASHTPGTIAFRREFPVEKRIKTATLRTAAAYAELQLSLNGERLPDAEPYADPYEVDVAPLLHSGQNSLLLKANPVEGPSAFFFTLTLVDSDGVVTMIRSDAECLYRTSAASDWRPAADLGVIDPLIWGGPDVEVSAIEDYTQWKRALGESPQADPASFLTRDGFRVELVKAATAEEGSWVGLTFDPQGRLIVAREDQGLLRMTLNKKGRVVKVETINDKLMECRGLLFAFGDLYVNANGSKALYRLRDTNGDDQFDEVRLQHFTAGNTGHGRNDLALGPDNMIYAIHGDSVELPRDFVDYLSPFREHSRGETTREGYVYRTDREGKKWELVTAGLRNPFGIAFNRDGQMFTYDADAEFDMGSPWYRPTRVNHLVVGGDYGWRGVTGTWPPYYPNHPDNGPPTLDVGKGSPTGVQFGDKSSFPPEYQQAMYALDWAYGRIVAVHMQPQGASYAARPATFLQGRPLNVTNLDFGPDGAMYIATGGRKTQSGVYRVRYIGKPQPADPPTVQQQAVAKFGRFSRGLREELERLPTPSARSIELLWPHLASADPSRRYAARIALERQPLELWQAQALEEQEPTSALACCLALARSGDPIVQALVLQRLNLIDLSSLSVSQQEAALYAYQLCLASDDRPGEEPPKPVLVATHDPVLRRSIRQRLEPLYPARNPRLNQRLSMLLAELQSEELVARTLQLLARTNDQAEQMHYLFVLRNASQGWTPTSRRDYFEALRQMDFFVGGEGMPNFQKKIREDAVAALNDSERDALGDLLLPQAAEEPAPAAPREVVKRWTSELLQPLLAEANGPRNFEQGKAMFAAASCIRCHRMGLTGHPIGPDLTSVARRFTRRDMLESILKPSAAIAENYQTVRVVTTDGKSYVGRVAPGGDYRAPELRLALDPQAPDKVVEILKSEIETFEVSPLSWMPERLLDTLTAEQILDLLAWLESGGDPQHPVYQGRRP; from the coding sequence ATGATGCGTACGGCGATTCTGTTCCTTGGGTTGATGTTGTCTCTGGGCTCCGCGACCCTGGCCGCCGAATCGCAGCCTCCGCATTGGATCTGGTCGGATGTCGCCAGCCACACGCCGGGGACGATTGCTTTCCGGCGGGAGTTCCCGGTCGAAAAACGGATCAAAACGGCAACCCTGCGCACGGCGGCCGCTTATGCGGAGCTGCAGTTATCGCTCAACGGCGAACGGTTGCCCGACGCGGAACCGTACGCCGATCCGTACGAAGTGGATGTCGCCCCGCTTTTGCACTCGGGCCAGAATTCCCTGTTGCTAAAGGCGAATCCCGTCGAAGGGCCGAGCGCCTTTTTCTTTACCTTGACGCTGGTGGACAGCGACGGCGTTGTGACGATGATCCGATCCGACGCAGAGTGCCTCTATCGTACCTCTGCCGCATCGGACTGGCGACCGGCGGCGGATCTGGGCGTGATTGATCCTTTGATCTGGGGCGGCCCCGATGTCGAAGTCTCCGCGATCGAGGATTACACGCAATGGAAACGCGCCCTGGGCGAATCGCCGCAAGCGGATCCCGCTTCTTTTTTGACCCGCGACGGCTTTCGCGTGGAGCTTGTCAAAGCGGCGACCGCCGAGGAAGGCTCCTGGGTGGGGCTGACCTTCGATCCCCAGGGACGGCTGATTGTTGCTCGGGAAGACCAAGGTCTGTTGCGGATGACGCTCAATAAGAAGGGCCGCGTCGTCAAAGTGGAAACGATCAACGACAAGCTCATGGAATGTCGCGGTCTGCTCTTTGCGTTTGGCGATTTGTATGTCAACGCCAATGGCTCCAAGGCCTTGTATCGGCTGCGGGATACGAATGGCGACGACCAGTTCGACGAGGTGCGACTGCAGCACTTCACCGCCGGCAATACGGGCCATGGCCGGAATGATCTGGCGCTGGGCCCTGATAACATGATTTACGCCATCCACGGCGACTCGGTCGAGCTGCCCCGCGACTTCGTCGATTATCTGTCCCCTTTTCGCGAGCACAGCCGTGGGGAAACCACGCGCGAAGGTTACGTCTATCGTACGGATCGGGAAGGGAAAAAGTGGGAGCTGGTGACGGCCGGTTTGCGAAATCCGTTTGGCATCGCCTTTAACCGGGACGGGCAGATGTTCACCTACGACGCCGACGCCGAATTCGACATGGGATCGCCCTGGTATCGGCCGACCCGCGTCAATCATCTGGTCGTTGGCGGAGATTATGGCTGGCGCGGCGTGACGGGAACCTGGCCGCCTTATTATCCCAACCATCCCGACAACGGGCCGCCCACGCTCGATGTCGGGAAAGGTTCGCCGACGGGGGTGCAGTTCGGCGACAAAAGCAGCTTCCCGCCGGAGTACCAGCAGGCAATGTACGCGCTGGACTGGGCGTACGGCCGGATCGTGGCCGTGCACATGCAACCCCAGGGAGCCAGCTACGCGGCCCGGCCGGCGACTTTCCTGCAGGGACGTCCGCTCAACGTGACCAACCTGGACTTTGGCCCTGATGGCGCCATGTACATCGCGACAGGCGGACGAAAGACGCAATCCGGCGTTTACCGCGTGCGTTATATTGGCAAGCCGCAGCCCGCGGATCCGCCGACCGTGCAACAGCAGGCGGTGGCGAAGTTCGGCCGTTTCTCACGCGGCCTGCGGGAAGAGCTGGAGCGACTGCCGACGCCGTCGGCCCGGTCGATCGAACTGCTCTGGCCGCACCTGGCGAGCGCCGATCCCAGCCGTCGTTACGCCGCGCGGATTGCGCTGGAACGCCAGCCGCTGGAGCTGTGGCAAGCGCAAGCCTTGGAGGAGCAGGAGCCGACGTCCGCCCTGGCCTGCTGCCTGGCGCTGGCTCGCAGCGGCGATCCGATCGTGCAAGCACTCGTGCTGCAGCGGTTGAACCTGATCGACCTGTCATCGCTTTCCGTCAGCCAGCAGGAGGCCGCGTTGTATGCTTACCAGCTCTGTCTGGCAAGCGACGATAGGCCAGGCGAGGAACCGCCGAAGCCGGTGCTGGTCGCCACGCACGATCCGGTTTTGCGCCGCTCGATTCGCCAGCGGCTGGAGCCGTTGTACCCGGCCCGCAATCCCCGTTTGAACCAGCGGCTCAGCATGTTGCTGGCTGAACTGCAGTCGGAGGAGCTGGTCGCCAGGACCCTGCAGCTGCTGGCCCGGACAAACGATCAGGCGGAACAAATGCACTATCTGTTTGTCTTGCGCAACGCGTCTCAGGGCTGGACGCCCACCAGCCGTCGCGATTACTTCGAGGCGCTGCGCCAGATGGATTTCTTTGTCGGCGGCGAAGGGATGCCGAACTTCCAGAAAAAGATTCGTGAGGACGCCGTCGCCGCCCTGAACGATAGCGAACGCGACGCACTCGGCGACCTGCTCTTGCCCCAGGCGGCCGAGGAACCGGCTCCGGCCGCTCCCCGCGAGGTCGTAAAACGCTGGACAAGCGAACTGCTGCAGCCGTTGCTGGCAGAGGCGAACGGCCCGCGGAACTTTGAGCAGGGGAAGGCGATGTTCGCCGCGGCCTCGTGTATCCGTTGTCATCGAATGGGGCTGACAGGGCATCCGATCGGGCCCGATTTGACTTCGGTCGCTCGTCGTTTCACCCGGCGGGATATGCTGGAGTCGATCCTCAAGCCTTCGGCCGCCATCGCCGAGAATTACCAGACCGTGCGCGTGGTCACGACCGACGGCAAATCGTATGTGGGTCGCGTCGCCCCCGGCGGCGACTACAGGGCGCCCGAGCTGCGTCTGGCCCTGGATCCGCAAGCTCCTGATAAGGTGGTCGAGATTCTCAAGTCCGAGATTGAAACCTTCGAAGTTTCGCCGTTGTCGTGGATGCCGGAACGTCTGCTCGATACGCTCACCGCGGAGCAGATTCTTGACCTGCTGGCCTGGCTGGAATCCGGCGGTGATCCGCAGCACCCGGTCTATCAGGGACGTCGCCCATAG
- a CDS encoding YhaN family protein, with translation MKIQRLDLTAYGHFDDLSLDLSAGSQGLHVVFGPNEAGKSTSLRALTCFLYGFESKISDDFRHDSKKLRVGGLLQAADGQTLEAIRRRGNKNTLRAPDDSTILDEQSLRTMLQGVDRDEFSHRFGIGYEELTQGGKLISEGGGELGKILFAAAAGLGDLGRIQKELQKGAEDHFKPAGRNPPVNAALKELSDAKEKVREHQQSYEKWKRLEDALKQAREQTRRLNEQHDAKSSEATRCQRIEKALPIIGQRRLVLEQLKPLAQAPRLREGFAEQHAQALIEQRHAAAAIEQAVKKLDDLQSQYEACFVEDTILHSEAAIANAQKRRAVIREAEEDKVELQRRQKLLQDQAAEILRQWGRSPDELQQKETLRLSKAELIRIRELGAEKEVLRINAESTRQRCEELQQSISDLEPRLESASAPIDVTALKQAKRRVEKHGQLESQLASAEKAARAAAAQAASALRKLGMWEGTLEAAALLTPPSLETVDRFEKEWTACAHALEKLQSDLADVDKEIVSLQANLADPSQNDAPTEDDLQVARRLRDHGWSLIRASRLQQPVDADEVAAFQAQFSPAASLEQAFETAVLAADETADRLRREANQVAAKMHQVEQLKQKNSRRESLAAKLDAARQRQADLEKDWREAWQPTGVAPLTPTEMRAWLARRHTVETCSDDLERSHQAVADLRTLLDHCREELLDALTQGGFTAKQARLEDLLEAAQQTIDSAEESARQRKAWQTRLEAEQAQVQPAATAQSTAAQAWADWQTAWSEAMQRIKLPAEASTQQANTVLDLHSEFFATIKEADDLQLRIKAIESNTTQFAESIAQLVSQAAPDLAGAEADAAALQLGKRLEKARLAHQRRLDLSNSQRDQEETLEEARSAARRQQETLAALCQEAGCTAPEDLPQIESQASQRQRLEADLAKLNERLADHAAGADLEAFTAEALREDPDQLPGRIRDLLTAMKQIDVQRDEANQEIGKKDTELRTMSGGDAAAAAEENVHLAAAQVRSEAETYARLRFASVILQAAIERYRQQNQDPILSRASTAFAELTLGAFEELRTDLTESSQIVLLGVRASDKENVPIEGMSDGARDQLYLALRIASLEHYLDQHPPLPFIVDDILLTFDNQRAKAALRLLGKLSARTQIIFFTHHQHLVDLAQSELSSDVLFVHQLDRNGAVKPQSTLF, from the coding sequence ATGAAAATCCAACGCCTGGACCTGACAGCCTATGGTCACTTCGACGACCTGTCCCTCGATCTGTCCGCCGGCTCGCAAGGCCTGCATGTGGTGTTCGGCCCGAACGAAGCCGGCAAGAGCACGTCGCTCCGCGCTTTGACCTGCTTCCTGTACGGCTTTGAGTCCAAGATCAGCGACGACTTTCGTCACGACTCCAAAAAGCTGCGAGTTGGCGGGCTGCTCCAGGCAGCCGACGGCCAGACGCTGGAAGCGATCCGCCGCCGCGGCAACAAGAACACGCTCCGCGCTCCCGATGACTCCACGATTCTCGACGAGCAGTCGCTTCGCACCATGCTGCAGGGCGTCGACCGGGACGAATTCAGCCACCGGTTCGGCATCGGTTACGAAGAGCTCACCCAGGGCGGCAAGCTGATCTCCGAAGGCGGCGGGGAACTCGGCAAGATTCTCTTCGCCGCGGCCGCCGGGCTGGGCGACCTGGGACGCATTCAAAAAGAGCTGCAGAAAGGCGCCGAAGACCACTTCAAGCCGGCCGGCCGGAATCCCCCGGTCAACGCTGCACTGAAAGAACTCAGCGACGCCAAAGAGAAAGTCCGCGAGCATCAGCAATCGTACGAAAAATGGAAACGCCTGGAGGACGCACTCAAGCAGGCGCGCGAACAGACTCGCCGTCTCAACGAACAGCACGACGCCAAGTCCAGCGAAGCCACGCGTTGCCAGCGAATCGAGAAAGCACTCCCCATCATCGGCCAGCGTCGCCTGGTGCTGGAGCAGCTCAAACCACTGGCCCAGGCGCCGCGGCTGCGCGAGGGTTTTGCCGAACAGCACGCCCAGGCGCTCATCGAGCAACGGCACGCGGCAGCCGCCATCGAACAGGCCGTAAAAAAGCTGGACGATCTTCAGTCGCAGTACGAAGCCTGTTTCGTCGAAGATACAATCCTTCATTCCGAAGCGGCGATCGCCAACGCCCAGAAAAGGCGCGCCGTCATCCGGGAGGCGGAAGAAGACAAGGTCGAACTGCAGCGTCGCCAGAAACTCCTGCAGGACCAGGCCGCTGAAATCCTGCGGCAATGGGGCCGCAGCCCGGACGAGCTCCAGCAAAAGGAAACGCTACGGCTCAGCAAGGCCGAGCTGATCCGCATCCGGGAACTGGGCGCCGAGAAGGAAGTCCTTCGCATCAACGCCGAGTCCACCCGGCAGCGATGCGAAGAACTGCAGCAAAGCATCAGCGACCTGGAGCCCCGACTGGAATCCGCCTCGGCCCCGATCGACGTCACGGCCCTCAAGCAGGCCAAACGCCGGGTGGAAAAGCATGGCCAGCTGGAGTCGCAACTGGCCAGCGCCGAAAAAGCAGCCAGGGCGGCCGCCGCCCAGGCGGCGTCGGCGCTGCGCAAACTGGGAATGTGGGAGGGCACGCTCGAAGCGGCCGCCCTGCTCACGCCGCCTTCGCTGGAAACGGTCGATCGCTTTGAGAAAGAGTGGACCGCCTGCGCCCACGCCCTGGAAAAACTGCAAAGCGACCTGGCCGATGTCGACAAGGAAATCGTCTCTCTCCAGGCGAACCTCGCCGACCCCTCGCAGAACGACGCCCCCACCGAAGACGACCTGCAGGTCGCCCGTCGTCTGCGCGATCATGGCTGGTCCCTGATCCGGGCGAGCCGGCTGCAGCAGCCCGTCGATGCGGACGAAGTCGCCGCCTTCCAGGCGCAGTTCAGCCCGGCCGCCTCGCTCGAGCAGGCTTTCGAAACCGCCGTCCTGGCGGCCGATGAAACGGCCGACCGCTTGCGGCGGGAAGCGAACCAGGTCGCCGCAAAAATGCACCAGGTAGAGCAACTCAAACAGAAGAACTCCCGGCGGGAATCGCTCGCAGCCAAACTCGATGCGGCCCGTCAACGCCAGGCCGACCTGGAGAAAGATTGGCGGGAAGCCTGGCAGCCGACAGGCGTCGCGCCGCTGACTCCGACGGAAATGCGAGCCTGGCTGGCCAGACGCCACACGGTCGAGACCTGCAGCGACGACCTGGAGCGCTCGCACCAGGCAGTCGCCGACCTGCGCACGCTGCTCGACCACTGCCGGGAAGAACTTCTCGACGCGTTGACGCAGGGCGGCTTCACCGCGAAGCAGGCCCGACTGGAAGACCTGCTGGAAGCGGCCCAGCAGACAATCGACTCCGCCGAAGAAAGCGCCCGCCAGCGAAAGGCATGGCAAACCCGGCTGGAGGCCGAGCAAGCCCAGGTGCAGCCCGCGGCCACAGCCCAGTCGACCGCCGCCCAGGCGTGGGCCGACTGGCAAACCGCCTGGTCCGAGGCCATGCAGCGGATCAAACTGCCGGCCGAAGCCAGCACCCAGCAGGCAAACACGGTTCTCGATCTGCACAGCGAATTTTTCGCCACCATCAAAGAAGCCGACGATCTGCAGTTGCGTATCAAAGCGATTGAATCCAACACCACGCAATTCGCCGAATCGATCGCCCAGCTCGTCTCCCAGGCGGCCCCCGACCTGGCGGGCGCCGAAGCGGATGCGGCCGCCCTGCAGCTTGGCAAGCGACTGGAAAAAGCGCGACTGGCCCACCAACGCCGGCTGGACCTGTCGAACAGCCAGCGTGATCAGGAAGAAACCCTGGAAGAAGCCCGATCCGCGGCGCGCCGCCAACAGGAAACGCTTGCCGCCCTCTGCCAGGAAGCCGGCTGCACGGCGCCTGAAGATCTTCCGCAAATCGAAAGCCAGGCCTCGCAGCGCCAAAGACTGGAAGCCGACCTGGCCAAACTGAACGAGCGGCTGGCCGATCATGCCGCCGGAGCCGACCTGGAAGCGTTCACGGCCGAAGCGCTGCGTGAAGACCCCGATCAGCTGCCGGGCCGCATCCGCGATCTGCTGACCGCCATGAAACAGATCGACGTCCAACGGGATGAAGCCAACCAGGAGATCGGCAAGAAGGACACCGAACTCAGAACCATGAGCGGCGGCGACGCGGCCGCCGCGGCGGAAGAGAACGTCCATCTGGCGGCGGCTCAAGTTCGCAGCGAAGCCGAAACCTACGCCCGGCTGCGATTCGCCTCCGTCATCCTGCAGGCCGCCATTGAACGGTATCGCCAGCAGAACCAGGACCCAATTCTTTCACGAGCCAGCACGGCCTTTGCCGAGCTGACGCTCGGCGCCTTTGAAGAACTGCGAACCGACCTGACAGAGTCGTCGCAGATTGTGCTGCTGGGCGTTCGCGCCAGCGACAAGGAGAACGTTCCAATTGAAGGGATGAGCGACGGCGCCCGCGACCAGTTGTACCTGGCGCTGCGGATCGCCAGCCTGGAGCATTACCTGGACCAGCACCCGCCGCTGCCGTTTATCGTCGACGATATCCTGCTGACGTTTGATAACCAGCGGGCCAAAGCGGCCCTGCGTCTGCTAGGCAAGTTGTCCGCCCGCACGCAGATCATCTTTTTTACCCATCACCAGCATCTGGTCGACCTCGCCCAGAGCGAGCTATCCAGCGACGTGCTGTTCGTGCATCAGCTCGACCGGAACGGCGCCGTGAAACCTCAATCGACCCTGTTTTGA
- a CDS encoding metallophosphoesterase family protein gives MFKFIHAADIHLDSSLSKLEKYEGAPVDTIRSAARRAFENLVDLAIREKVAFLLIAGDLYDGNWKDYNSGLFLVTQITRLHQAGISTYIISGNHDAENKISFNLPLQKNPDGTAVMLSHSQAETVRMEKYSVALHGRGFQDAVVSENVALDYPAAVAGWFNIGMLHTSLEGASGDHARYAPCTVSDLQSRGYQYWALGHIHTRRNWHRDGDPPVVFPGNIQGRHIRETGAKGCQLVSVDDQQQVTMQFVPLDVFRWHALEIDLTDAADGEEVESRTQDALRELAAEHDLPLGVRITLQGDCPAHREMASDPLAWTNRIRSLGVTVDASRIWVERVRIKTSSPVLRDAIPSDGPIADLVAYIAELRTDETALKELGSCFSDLQAKLPADITSGDDGLDFRQPTALRDLLDQIEPLLLDRLTQKEAS, from the coding sequence ATGTTTAAGTTTATTCACGCCGCCGACATCCACCTGGATAGCTCCCTCAGCAAGCTGGAAAAGTACGAAGGCGCGCCGGTCGATACCATCCGCTCCGCCGCCCGCAGGGCGTTTGAGAACCTCGTTGATCTGGCCATCCGCGAGAAAGTCGCCTTTCTGTTGATCGCCGGCGACCTGTACGACGGCAACTGGAAGGACTATAACTCCGGCCTGTTTCTGGTGACGCAGATCACGCGATTGCACCAGGCCGGCATCTCGACCTATATCATCTCCGGCAACCACGACGCCGAAAACAAAATCTCCTTTAACCTGCCGCTGCAGAAGAACCCCGACGGCACCGCCGTCATGCTGTCGCACTCCCAGGCGGAAACAGTCCGCATGGAAAAATACAGCGTCGCCCTGCACGGTCGCGGTTTCCAGGACGCTGTCGTGTCTGAGAACGTGGCGCTCGATTACCCGGCCGCCGTCGCCGGCTGGTTCAATATCGGCATGCTGCATACGTCGCTCGAAGGGGCCAGCGGCGACCATGCCCGTTACGCCCCCTGCACCGTCAGCGATCTCCAGTCCCGCGGCTACCAGTACTGGGCGCTGGGACATATCCACACCCGTCGCAACTGGCACCGCGACGGCGATCCGCCCGTGGTCTTCCCCGGAAATATCCAGGGACGCCACATTCGCGAAACAGGCGCCAAAGGCTGCCAGCTGGTTTCGGTCGACGACCAGCAGCAGGTCACGATGCAGTTCGTGCCGCTGGATGTCTTTCGCTGGCACGCGTTAGAAATCGATCTGACCGACGCCGCCGACGGGGAAGAAGTCGAATCCCGCACCCAGGACGCCCTGCGGGAACTGGCGGCCGAACACGACTTGCCGCTGGGCGTGCGTATCACCCTGCAGGGCGACTGCCCCGCACATCGGGAGATGGCGAGCGACCCGCTGGCCTGGACGAACCGCATCCGTTCGCTCGGCGTGACCGTCGACGCCAGTCGCATCTGGGTGGAACGGGTCCGCATCAAAACCAGCTCGCCCGTGCTCCGCGACGCCATCCCCAGCGACGGCCCGATCGCTGACCTGGTCGCTTACATCGCCGAGTTGCGTACGGACGAAACGGCCCTCAAGGAGCTGGGCTCCTGCTTCAGCGATCTGCAGGCCAAACTGCCAGCCGACATCACCTCCGGCGACGACGGCCTCGACTTCCGCCAGCCGACCGCCCTGCGCGATCTGCTGGATCAGATCGAGCCGCTGCTCCTGGATCGACTCACGCAAAAGGAGGCGTCATGA
- a CDS encoding 3'-5' exonuclease, with product MSDATVRYLVFDIETAADGDLISKLRYSDLGLDPLAAIERYRAELMEKYDSDFIPYTFQVPVSIVVAKVAADFTLLDLVALDEPAYQSHVMTEHFWRGWEKYRRPTLVSFNGRSFDLPVLELSAFRYGVSVPGWFDMQSRSFEQPRNRYNVSAHLDLHDVMTNFGASRFTGGLNLAANILGKPGKMQIQGKDVQDKFNAGEYAEINDYCRCDVLDTYFVLLRSAVMIGQITLEKEQEQVHKTKAWLESHAEERPIFTQYLDSWGDWVNPWDQVPAPAARSEKA from the coding sequence GTGAGCGACGCGACGGTGCGATACCTCGTGTTTGATATCGAAACGGCGGCCGACGGCGACTTGATTTCCAAGCTGCGTTACAGCGACTTGGGGCTGGATCCGCTGGCGGCGATCGAACGGTATCGCGCGGAACTCATGGAGAAGTACGACAGCGACTTCATCCCTTATACGTTCCAGGTGCCCGTTTCGATCGTGGTCGCCAAGGTGGCGGCCGACTTCACGCTGCTGGATCTGGTGGCGCTGGACGAACCGGCGTACCAGTCGCACGTGATGACGGAGCACTTTTGGCGCGGCTGGGAAAAGTACCGTCGCCCCACGCTGGTCAGTTTCAACGGCCGGTCGTTTGATCTGCCGGTGCTGGAGTTGTCGGCCTTTCGTTATGGCGTCAGCGTGCCCGGCTGGTTTGACATGCAAAGCCGCAGCTTTGAGCAGCCCCGCAATCGATATAACGTATCGGCCCATCTGGACCTGCACGATGTAATGACGAATTTCGGCGCCAGTCGGTTCACCGGCGGGCTGAATCTGGCGGCAAACATTCTTGGCAAACCGGGGAAAATGCAGATCCAGGGGAAAGACGTCCAGGACAAGTTTAACGCGGGCGAGTACGCGGAAATCAACGATTATTGCCGCTGCGATGTGCTGGACACTTATTTTGTGCTGCTCCGTTCGGCCGTGATGATTGGCCAGATCACGCTGGAGAAAGAACAGGAGCAGGTGCACAAAACGAAGGCCTGGCTGGAAAGCCACGCCGAGGAACGCCCGATCTTTACCCAGTACCTGGACTCCTGGGGCGACTGGGTCAATCCGTGGGACCAGGTTCCTGCGCCCGCCGCCCGATCGGAAAAGGCCTAG